The following are from one region of the Bacteroidales bacterium genome:
- a CDS encoding MmcQ/YjbR family DNA-binding protein encodes MNIETFRNYCLTKKGVSESFPFDESALVMKVLDKMFALTDLDNEFKISLKCDPKKAVELREKYEFVVPARHFNKKHWNTIIINDSISNNFIKEWVDHSYESVISKMTKKQQRILSEL; translated from the coding sequence ATGAATATAGAAACATTCAGAAATTATTGTTTAACAAAAAAAGGTGTTTCAGAGTCTTTTCCTTTTGATGAATCTGCATTGGTAATGAAAGTATTGGATAAAATGTTTGCCTTAACGGATTTGGACAATGAATTTAAGATTAGTTTAAAATGTGATCCTAAAAAGGCTGTTGAATTAAGAGAAAAATATGAATTTGTTGTTCCGGCTCGGCATTTTAATAAAAAACATTGGAATACAATTATAATTAATGATTCAATTTCAAATAACTTTATTAAAGAGTGGGTAGATCATTCCTATGAATCAGTGATTTCTAAAATGACCAAAAAACAACAAAGAATATTAAGTGAATTGTAA